The Vibrio crassostreae genomic interval TGGTACCTTAAGCTTGAAGCCGACAGTAAAAGAAGACCCAATTAGCGGCAATGAATATGAGTGTGTCAGTGTCTCTTTTGCTGACCTGTTCACCTATCAATATAACGAAACTCATAGTAATTCAGGACAGGCATTGGGGTTAGAGGTTCTCGATCCTAGTGCTGATGGTCCATTTTCTGGCTTTGATGGTATATGCCATAGTGATTATAAAACGGAGATCCCGAAAGGTGCTTCCGGTAGCACTCATTCAATCTATGCCCCTGATTACTATCAAGGTACTAATCCACCGCCTTTCCAAAAAGACTTTAATCCAGATCCGAATATGAATCCGTTTTACACCTTTTTTGGTGTTGCTAAAACTGATCAAAACATTGTCGATTTATCACAAGATACGGATTTGTTTAAGCATGTTCAGCTATTGAATGCGACTGAGTGCGGCACTGAGATCATGGACCACTTCACTGCAGGGCAAACCAAGGGGCTGTGGATTGAAGGCAACTGCCATATCAACGCTGCGGTTGCGGCCACAATCAATCCGTCACAGCTGTTGGTTGTGCAAGATGGTGTGTTGGCCCTGAATGGAGCCATGGCTTACAACGGAGTGATTTATCATTTGGTCGATTATCAAAAGAGCCACGTGAAAAATCGAGTCGATGGTTTCTGGAATGCGCTCGCTGCTAATAACGTGTTTGCGCCTTTTATCAAAGATATTGATGAGGCCAGTGTCGTCAAAAAAAGTGTCGGGATTCAGTTTGCCTCTGGTTTACCTTCTGGTGGTCTTATTTTTGATTCCCCCTCGGGAGTGACGACCATAGTGGGCGATATGGACATGGATTTTCGTGCGGATTCGAACCCAAGTGACCCACCTTCAACGTACCAATGGCAGCGAGGTTCGTGGAATGATTTCTAAGAGTTCTGGCTTCAGTTTACTAGAGGTACTTATCTCTTTTCTGCTGATTGGCGTTGCGTCGTTAGGGCTGGTTAAATTACAGGTGTATGCGGAACAAAAGTCGGATCATGCGCTCCAGAGTGTCGAAGCTTTGCATTTTGCAGAAAGGCAGATGGAGCATTATCGAACTCGCGCGCTCAATGTTAGTGGCGCGGTAGGGCTTATTCCTTTTGAGGAACTAAATCAGTCGAGTTACTGTCTCAACATGGCGAGTTCAGATCCCTTATCCGGTTTATCTGGTTCTGTATATTCGATGACATGTGAAGTCACTAATGCGAGCGGAGCCTTATCTGGCGCCCTCAAAAACATTGTTGTCACAATTGCATGGCAAGATCGTATGAACCGCGCGCAAAGTATTTATCTCGAAACTATGCTCTCCAAATACAGTGAGTTTGACTGACCCCTAAGCAAACGTTTACTGCATGCCAAGGCTTACGCCACTCCTTTTACTGATAATTTTCACTCCTCGGACATTGTTTGCGTGCTAGTTAAAACTCTGTATATGGAATGGTGTTTTTTGTGTTTTTATATTGTTGTGGTTGTATGGTATTTTTGCAAAATATGTCTCCATTTATGGAAAATTAGATGGAATCTTGTGCTTTTTAATAACGACTTTAATAGAATATGTGCTGTACCAATAGGCCGTGGTCAAAACTTATATTAGGCCTAAACAAAACAACATCACATATGGAGTTACAATGAGTAACCAAGCCGTAAAAAAAGCACCATCGACTGAGAAAATCAGTGGAATGGACCGCTTTCTAAACTTCATTGAACGCGCCGGCAACAAAATTCCAGATCCAGCAATCCTGTTCTTCTGGGCTCTAGTTATTGTATGGGTAGCATCTGCACTTTTGTCGAACCTTTCATTCGACCTAATCAACCCTCAAACGGGTGCTGCTCTTGAAGTTAACAACCTACTTACTGGTGAAGCGCTTGCTAGCTTCCTAGCGAATATGGTTACCACGTTCACAGGCTTCGCACCGTTAGGCATCGTACTTGTTGCTATGCTAGGTGTTGGCGTTGCAGATTCTTCAGGCTTCATCACTACTGGCCTTAAGAAGATGCTTAACTTCACGCCAGCTAAGCTACTAACGCCAATGCTAATCCTTGTTGCTATCGTGTCTCACACAGCAGCAGATGCAGGTTACGTTCTAGTAATCCCTCTTGGCGGTATCATCTTCCACGCTGCGGGTCGTCACCCTCTAGCGGGTATTGCAGCAGCGTTTGCTGGTGTATCAGGTGGTTTCTCAGCGAACTTCATTCCTTCAGGTATTGACCCGCTACTAGCTGGTTTCACTCAAACAGCTGCAAACGTTCTTGACCCTGAATACGTGATTAACCCTCTAGCGAACATCTTCTTTACTGGCCTATCTTCAGTTCTTATTGTTGCTATCGGTTGGTACGTAACTGAGAAGATCATCGAGCCTCGCCTTGCTAACACGCCAGTTGATGAAGATGCAGAAGCAGCACCAGATCTTGGTACGTTCACTGCAATTGAATCTAAAGCATTCAAGTTTGCGGGTTGGGCTATGGTTGCAGGTATTGGTCTGCTTATCGCGGCTCTTATTCCTGAAAACTCAGCGCTTCGTTCGCCTGAAGGTGAGCTAACAGCATTCTCTGCACCAGTAATGAAGTCTATCGTTCCTCTTATCTTCATCCTGTTCATCATTCCAGGTATCGTCTACGGCCGTGTAGCGGGTACTTTCAAAAACAGCAATGACGTAATCAAAGCAATGTCTGAGACGATGGCAACGATGGGCGCATACATTGTAATGTCGTTCTTCTGTGCACAGTTCCTATCTGCATTCGGTCAATCAAACATCGGTACTATGCTGGCACTTTACGGTGCTGAAGGCCTGAAAGCGATGGACCTTCCTGGTGAAGCAACGGTTGTTGGTATGATTCTACTAACAGCTTCAGTTAACCTGCTTGTAGGTTCTGCTTCAGCTAAGTGGGCTCTTATCGGTCCAATCCTAGTTCCAATGCTAATGGTTGTGGGTATCTCTCCTGAGCTATCTCAAGCGGCTTACCGTGTAGGTGACTCAGTGTCTAACATCATCTCTCCACTAATGGTGTTCTTCCCACTGGTTGTTGTTTACTGTCAACGCTACGTTAAGTCCACAGGTATCGGTACTCTAGCTTCTCTAATGATGCCATTCTCGATTGCTATGCTAATCGGTTGGTCTATCTTCTTGCTAGCTTACTGGGCTCTTGGTATCCCACTAGGTATCCAAGCACCTTACACTTACACAATGTAAGATTGAACTAAGCAAAATTAAGCTTTATTCATTGCTAAGCCCGCACCGAAATGTGCGGGCTTTTTTTTCGCTATTTTTTATATCTGAGACTTTTTATATCCAAAACTTTTTATATCCAAAAGAAAGGCACTCAGCTTATACTCCGGATTACGGCTAATTGTTGGCCGGTAAATTTAGGAAATCCAAGCCACATGAAGATTCTGCTTTTAGTAGGGTTAATTGTTTTAAATGGTCTGTTTGCCATGTCAGAGATTGCATTGGTAGCAGCAAAGAATAGTCGGTTGAAACGCTTAGCCGAAAAACACCGTTCCGCTCAGGTTGCGCTTGAACTCAAAGAAAACCCAACCCGCTTCCTCTCAACCATTCAAATCGGTATCACGGTAATAGGCCTGCTCAGCGGTATTGTGGGTGAGGCGACGCTATCGGCTCCATTGGCCGTTCAACTTGAACTGTGGGGATTAGACCCAACACAAGCGAATATCTTGTCTACCGCGGTTGTGGTGGTGGGTATTACTTATTTCGCTATCGTTGTCGGTGAGTTGGTACCAAAGCGTTTTGCTCAGTCTCAAGCTGAAAACATTGCTGTGTTAGTCGCGCTGCCAATCTTCTGGCTATCTAAAATCGCGACGCCGTTTGTATTTGCGTTGTCGGCTTCAACGGAAGGTATTCTTAAGTTGATGGGGCGAGGCGGTGAAGAAGATAGCGTGACTGAAGATGATATCCATGCACTGGTGAAAGAGGGCTCGGAATCGGGTGTGATTGAACGCGGCGAACAAGAGATGATTCGCAATATCTTGCAGCTTGATGATCGCCTTGTGAGCTCATTGATGACTCCGCGTCGAGACATCGATTTTCTGGATATCGATCAGCCTGTCGAGAATATCTTTAAGCAATTGCGTTCATCAAAGCACAGTGTGTTTCCATTGTGCCAAGAGCACCTCAATAAAGTGGTCGGTACGGTGTCAGCCAAAGCCTTGCTGAATCAGGCGGGCAATCTAAGCATTCAAGTGATCATGGGGCTGTCTCGCTCGCCGATCTATGTTCCAGAATCGATGAAAGCTCTGCGTTTACTTGGCTACTTTAAAGAGTCGGGTACTGAGATGGCATTCATTGTCGACGAGTATGGCGATGTTCAAGGCCTTGTGACTCATTACGATATTCTTGAGGCGATTGCTGGCGAGCTATCGAATAACCCGAACGATCTTTGGACTGAGCAAGTGGAAGATGGTTTGCTGGTGGATGGATTGATTCCTATCAGTGAACTGAAAAACCGTTTAGAGCTGTCGGATCTTGAGGGCGAAAGCGAGAGTTTCCAAACGTTGAATGGCCTTGTGACTTGGTTAATAGGACGCTTACCTGATGCCGGCGAAGTTGTTCAATACCAGCAGTGGCAGTTTGAAATTATCTCTGTTGAGAACAATCGCATTGTGAGCATCAAAGCGACGCAAATAGCCAATGATATAGAAGACGCCAACAGCTAGCGACTCAACCAACTAGCAAGCGGCTATTGTTCATTGTCTGCTGTTGTCTATTATCTCTTTATTGTTCATTATCACGAAGATTAGGTATGCTTCACCGCATGCCTATTTTCGTTTTTGTCCTTTGTTTTTGGAGTTCCCTTTGTCAGACCATCAATTCACCCCTCAAGATGAAATCTTCATGCGACGCGCCATTGAGGTGGCCAAGCAAGCTGAGAGTGAGGGAGAAGTTCCCGTGGGTGCCGTGTTGGTCAAAGATGGTGAGATTATCTCTGAAGGGTGGAACCGTTCGATTGGTAGCCACGATGCCACGGCACACGCAGAAATCGAAACCTTGCGTAAAGCAGGTCAAGCTCTGGAAAACTACCGTCTACTCGATACCACTTTATACGTCACGCTCGAGCCTTGCCCAATGTGTGCAGGGGCTTTGTTACATAGCCGAGTAAAGCGCATTGTGTTTGGTGCGCCTGATTTAAAAGCGGGTGCGGCGGGTACGGTGTTGAACTTGTTTGAAAGCCAAGCTTCTTATCACTATGCCGATGTTGAGCACGGGCTATTAGAGGAAGAGTGTCGTGAGCAGTTGCAGGCATTTTTTAAGCGTCGTCGTAAAGAGATAAAAGAGAAGCGAAAGCAAGAACGTCTGTTGGAAGAGCAGCGTTTAGAAGCCGAGGTGAAGGCTGGGAACAAGAAATAGCAGCGAGCTTTCGGCACTCTCAATCGCAAGAGTGCCAGCGCCAACCGACTTGGTTACTATATTTACTCAGCAATCATCTGCATGAAAGCGCGGTTGCGCCAAATGATCTTCTTCTTGTTGTTTGAAAGCATACGCTTACGACGGTTTGCAGCAACGGTCTTATCAAGGCGCTTCGATTTCAGTTTCTTCATCATTTCAATGATTTCCTATTTGTCGTCTGACTTTGTAGTTTGGGCTAACGATTTAATTATAGTGTTATTCGTTTATTTGGCTTGTCGCGCGCTTGGCTTACCCAGAAGAGCAGCTCTAGCTAAACCCAGCACTGATGTGCAACAGAACGTAATTTTTGATTATGGTGTGCCGTTATAAAGTTCGATTGTTACTGCAATATGACACATCGAGTTTCATGGCCTTTTGTCGAGCGTGTTCTTTTTCGCGCAGTTATAAAAAGCACAATAAAAAAGAGCAATGCTTAATGGCATTGCTCTTTTAGTATCTACTGCGAAGGTTCCGAACTGCTTAATGTCGATTGAGCAGCACTAATGCTTGATTCAGCACCTGAGGTTTCTAAAGGCGGGATCACCACCAAACCTTCAAGGCTCGCTTCTTGCTCTTTATTGCGCTTATTCACATGGCCAATGATGCTCTGGTAATAACGGCGAATGTTCTCAACGTAATTCCTTGCTTCATCACCACGCGCATACCCATAACGAGTCTTACTGTAGTACTTCTTCTGTCTCAATAGAGGCAATCGGTCTTTTACATCGCCCCAAGCATCAGGATCTCCGCCTTGTGCCTTCGTGAGACGACGCGCGTCCATCATGTGCCCGTAACCGACATTGTATGAAGCAAGGGCGAACCAGATCTTTTCATGTTGTGTGATTGAATCTGGTACTCGGTTCACGATACGACGCAGGTATTCAACACCGCCTTGTACTGACTGTTTCGGGTCAAGACGGTTGGTTACACCAACACTCTTCGCAGTAGGCAGTGTTAGCATCATCATGCCTCGCACTCCAGTTGGCGAGCGCGCAACAGGGTTCCAGTGTGACTCTTGGTATGCCAATGCAGCAATCAAACGCCAATCAAACTCTTGTGAGTACTTCTGAAACAACGGCGACCATTTTGGTAGTTTGCTATCTAATGCGCGGATAAAGGCGCGAGTATCAACGTAGTCAAAAGTACCGATGTGGCCGATGTATTTCTCTTCCAGTGAAGCGAGTTCACCAGACTGTTTTAGGTTACCGAAGAACTCAATCAACAGAGCATAAAGGCTTTCATCTTCAGACTTCTGCAAATACCAAGAGATAGGTTGGTCTTCTGTCAGTTCAAAAGCCAAAGCTACGTCTGGGTATAAACGTTGTGCCAGTGACAGCTCAATTGAGTCAGCCACAGTGAATAAGCGCTCCCCAGTCGAGACTTCTTTAAGCAGGTCGTTGATATCAGCATTGCCGACCGC includes:
- a CDS encoding type IV pilus modification PilV family protein produces the protein MISKSSGFSLLEVLISFLLIGVASLGLVKLQVYAEQKSDHALQSVEALHFAERQMEHYRTRALNVSGAVGLIPFEELNQSSYCLNMASSDPLSGLSGSVYSMTCEVTNASGALSGALKNIVVTIAWQDRMNRAQSIYLETMLSKYSEFD
- a CDS encoding AbgT family transporter, which translates into the protein MSNQAVKKAPSTEKISGMDRFLNFIERAGNKIPDPAILFFWALVIVWVASALLSNLSFDLINPQTGAALEVNNLLTGEALASFLANMVTTFTGFAPLGIVLVAMLGVGVADSSGFITTGLKKMLNFTPAKLLTPMLILVAIVSHTAADAGYVLVIPLGGIIFHAAGRHPLAGIAAAFAGVSGGFSANFIPSGIDPLLAGFTQTAANVLDPEYVINPLANIFFTGLSSVLIVAIGWYVTEKIIEPRLANTPVDEDAEAAPDLGTFTAIESKAFKFAGWAMVAGIGLLIAALIPENSALRSPEGELTAFSAPVMKSIVPLIFILFIIPGIVYGRVAGTFKNSNDVIKAMSETMATMGAYIVMSFFCAQFLSAFGQSNIGTMLALYGAEGLKAMDLPGEATVVGMILLTASVNLLVGSASAKWALIGPILVPMLMVVGISPELSQAAYRVGDSVSNIISPLMVFFPLVVVYCQRYVKSTGIGTLASLMMPFSIAMLIGWSIFLLAYWALGIPLGIQAPYTYTM
- a CDS encoding hemolysin family protein, with the protein product MKILLLVGLIVLNGLFAMSEIALVAAKNSRLKRLAEKHRSAQVALELKENPTRFLSTIQIGITVIGLLSGIVGEATLSAPLAVQLELWGLDPTQANILSTAVVVVGITYFAIVVGELVPKRFAQSQAENIAVLVALPIFWLSKIATPFVFALSASTEGILKLMGRGGEEDSVTEDDIHALVKEGSESGVIERGEQEMIRNILQLDDRLVSSLMTPRRDIDFLDIDQPVENIFKQLRSSKHSVFPLCQEHLNKVVGTVSAKALLNQAGNLSIQVIMGLSRSPIYVPESMKALRLLGYFKESGTEMAFIVDEYGDVQGLVTHYDILEAIAGELSNNPNDLWTEQVEDGLLVDGLIPISELKNRLELSDLEGESESFQTLNGLVTWLIGRLPDAGEVVQYQQWQFEIISVENNRIVSIKATQIANDIEDANS
- the mltF gene encoding membrane-bound lytic murein transglycosylase MltF codes for the protein MPKFTLIFSSKFLLLAIALFGLAGCQIESEPKSVLEQIRDRGVLRVGTLNNQLSYYIGPDGPAGLDYELAREFAQELGVKLEVKPAYRLSGLFPALQKGEIDLIATGLTQNNKQTRAYRAAPAYYYVSQQVVYKKGQWRPRNLEQLINFENERQAEFVKAQTESEEAASTDTLTPSLVVVKDSHFEPTLKQLQKTHDDFIYDAVGNADINDLLKEVSTGERLFTVADSIELSLAQRLYPDVALAFELTEDQPISWYLQKSEDESLYALLIEFFGNLKQSGELASLEEKYIGHIGTFDYVDTRAFIRALDSKLPKWSPLFQKYSQEFDWRLIAALAYQESHWNPVARSPTGVRGMMMLTLPTAKSVGVTNRLDPKQSVQGGVEYLRRIVNRVPDSITQHEKIWFALASYNVGYGHMMDARRLTKAQGGDPDAWGDVKDRLPLLRQKKYYSKTRYGYARGDEARNYVENIRRYYQSIIGHVNKRNKEQEASLEGLVVIPPLETSGAESSISAAQSTLSSSEPSQ